A region of Carassius gibelio isolate Cgi1373 ecotype wild population from Czech Republic chromosome B11, carGib1.2-hapl.c, whole genome shotgun sequence DNA encodes the following proteins:
- the LOC127968666 gene encoding U6 snRNA-associated Sm-like protein LSm4 isoform X2, translated as MLPLSLLKTAQNHPMLVELKNGETYNGHLVSCDNWMNINLREVICTSRDGDKFWRMPECYVRGSTIKYLRIPDEIIDMVKEDVMSKGRGRGGMQQNKPQGKGRGGGPGRGGGAGRGVFGGRGRGMTGTGRGQQQDKKPGKPQV; from the exons ATG CTCCCATTATCTTTACTGAAGACAGCACAGAACCACCCGATG CTGGTGGAGTTAAAGAATGGTGAAACGTACAACGGCCATCTGGTCAGCTGTGACAACTGGATGAACATCAACTTGAGAGAAGTTATTTGCACTTCACGG GATGGAGATAAATTTTGGAGGATGCCAGAATGCTATGTCAGAGGAAGCACCATTAAATATTTGCGAATCCCTGATGAGATCATAGATATGGTGAAAGAGGATGTAATGTCGAAGGGACGTGGTCGGGGGGGCATGCAGCAGAACAAGCCACAGGGAAAGGGCAGAGGAGGCGGACCTGGAAGAGGTGGTGGAGCCGGCAGAG gtGTCTTTGGTGGCCGTGGCAGAGGCATGACTGGAACTGGCCGTGGACAGCAACAAGACAAAAAGCCTGGAAAGCCACAAG TTTGA
- the LOC127968666 gene encoding U6 snRNA-associated Sm-like protein LSm4 isoform X1, with translation MLPLSLLKTAQNHPMLVELKNGETYNGHLVSCDNWMNINLREVICTSRDGDKFWRMPECYVRGSTIKYLRIPDEIIDMVKEDVMSKGRGRGGMQQNKPQGKGRGGGPGRGGGAGRGVFGGRGRGMTGTGRGQQQDKKPGKPQGVKNQH, from the exons ATG CTCCCATTATCTTTACTGAAGACAGCACAGAACCACCCGATG CTGGTGGAGTTAAAGAATGGTGAAACGTACAACGGCCATCTGGTCAGCTGTGACAACTGGATGAACATCAACTTGAGAGAAGTTATTTGCACTTCACGG GATGGAGATAAATTTTGGAGGATGCCAGAATGCTATGTCAGAGGAAGCACCATTAAATATTTGCGAATCCCTGATGAGATCATAGATATGGTGAAAGAGGATGTAATGTCGAAGGGACGTGGTCGGGGGGGCATGCAGCAGAACAAGCCACAGGGAAAGGGCAGAGGAGGCGGACCTGGAAGAGGTGGTGGAGCCGGCAGAG gtGTCTTTGGTGGCCGTGGCAGAGGCATGACTGGAACTGGCCGTGGACAGCAACAAGACAAAAAGCCTGGAAAGCCACAAGGTGTCAAAAACCAACACTAG
- the LOC127967725 gene encoding ras-related protein Rab-3A, with translation MASATDNRYGQKESSDQNFDYMFKILIIGNSSVGKTSFLFRYADDSFTPAFVSTVGIDFKVKTIYRNDKRIKLQIWDTAGQERYRTITTAYYRGAMGFILMYDITNEESFAAVQDWSTQIKTYSWDNAQVLLVGNKCDMDDERVVASERGRQLSEHLGFEFFEASAKDNINVKQTFERLVDIICEKMSESLDAGDPAVTGAKQGPQLTEQPTAPHQDCAC, from the exons ATGGCTTCAGCTACAGATAACCGTTATGGACAAAAGGAGTCTTCCGACCAGAACTTTGATTACATGTTCAAAATCCTGATCATCGGGAACAGCAGCGTAGGAAAGACCAGCTTTCTGTTTCGTTATGCAGACGACTCCTTCACGCCAGCATTTGTGAGCACGGTGGGCATCGACTTCAAGGTGAAGACCATCTACAGAAACGACAAGAGGATAAAGCTGCAGATCTGG GACACAGCAGGACAGGAACGCTACAGGACCATCACCACGGCCTACTACCGCGGAGCAATGGGCTTCATCCTCATGTACGACATCACCAACGAGGAGTCTTTTGCCGCAGTGCAGGACTG GTCCACACAGATTAAGACGTACTCGTGGGATAATGCCCAGGTGCTGCTAGTGGGCAACAAGTGTGACATGGACGATGAGAGGGTGGTGGCTTCTGAGAGGGGACGACAGCTCTCCGAGCATCTCG GCTTTGAGTTTTTTGAGGCCAGTGCCAAGGACAACATTAATGTTAAGCAAACCTTCGAGCGACTGGTTGACATCATTTGCGAGAAGATGTCAGAGAGCCTGGATGCCGGCGATCCTGCAGTGACGGGAGCCAAACAGGGGCCGCAGCTCACGGAGCAGCCCACCGCTCCGCACCAGGACTGCGCCTGCTGA